DNA from Corynebacterium aurimucosum ATCC 700975:
GAGACCGCACTGTCCTTCCTGGGCTTGGGCGTGAAGCTTCCCGATGTCTCCCTGGGCACCCTCCTCGCCGGCGGCGCCAACGCCGTCGAGGCCTCACCCTGGCTCTTCTACTTCCCTGCAGGCATCCTCACGCTGCTGACCGTCTCCATGGCGTTCATCGCCGACGGCTTGCGCGATGCCATTGACCCCAACTCGAACTCCGGAGGCCGAGCATGACCCCGCAGAATACTGCACACACCGCCAACGCCGACCCGGCCAGCCGCGCCACCGACCCCGCTGCATCCACCGAGCCGGTGCTGTCCGTGCGCAACCTCACCGTCACCTTCCCTTCGGAGGCCGGTTCCGTCCACGCGGTGCGTGGCGTCGACTTCGACCTCATGCCGGGGCGCACCCTGGCGATTGTGGGCGAGTCCGGCTCCGGTAAGTCCGTGACCTCTTTGGCCGTCATGGGTCTGTTGCCCGACTACGCCAAGGTGGAGGGCTCCGTGGTCTATGCCGGCACCGAGCTCATCGGGAAGTCCGACAAGGAGATGTCGAAGATCCGCGGCAAGGACATCGCCATGATCTTCCAGGACCCGCTCTCCTCTCTGACCCCGGTGTTCTCCATCGGTGACCAGCTCATCGAGGCCATCCAAACCCACCGCGATGTATCGAAGAAGGAGGCGGAGAAGGAGGCTATTCGCCTGCTCGAACTCGTCGGCATCCCGGAGGCGGACAAGCGCGTGAAGTCCTTCCCGCACGAGTTCTCCGGTGGTATGCGCCAGCGCGTGGTCATCGCCATCGCCATGGCGAATAACCCGCGCGTTATCATCGCCGACGAGCCCACCACGGCCCTCGACGTCACCATCCAGGCCCAGATCCTGGAGGTCCTCAAGGTGGCGCAGCGCGAAACTGGCGCCGCGGTCATCATGATTACCCACGACATGGGTGTGGTGGCCGGCACGGCCGACGATGTCCTGGTCATGTATGCCGGGCGCCCGGTGGAGCTGGGCGATGTCGACACCATCTTCAACAACCCCAAGATGCCCTATACCGTGGGCCTTCTCGGGTCGACGCCGCGCGTGGACAAGGCCACCGATGAACCACTGACCCCCATCGCGGGCACCCCGCCGCGGCTGATTGAGGTCGCCGCGGAGTGCCCCTTCGCTGACCGCTGCCCCGTGGTGAAGGATGAGTGCCGCACCGTGGAGCCGGAGCTGCGTGAGCTTAACGACGTCCCCGGGCACTACGCCTCCTGCCTGCGCTCCGATGAGATCAAGGACGGCACCATCGGCGGCGAGCGCATGTACCCGCTGCCGAAGATTTCCGCCGATACCCTGGGCGATA
Protein-coding regions in this window:
- a CDS encoding ABC transporter ATP-binding protein, with product MTPQNTAHTANADPASRATDPAASTEPVLSVRNLTVTFPSEAGSVHAVRGVDFDLMPGRTLAIVGESGSGKSVTSLAVMGLLPDYAKVEGSVVYAGTELIGKSDKEMSKIRGKDIAMIFQDPLSSLTPVFSIGDQLIEAIQTHRDVSKKEAEKEAIRLLELVGIPEADKRVKSFPHEFSGGMRQRVVIAIAMANNPRVIIADEPTTALDVTIQAQILEVLKVAQRETGAAVIMITHDMGVVAGTADDVLVMYAGRPVELGDVDTIFNNPKMPYTVGLLGSTPRVDKATDEPLTPIAGTPPRLIEVAAECPFADRCPVVKDECRTVEPELRELNDVPGHYASCLRSDEIKDGTIGGERMYPLPKISADTLGDTPYDQRPVTLEVKNLVKDFPLIKGAILKRRVGTVHAVKNVSFDVHQGECFAIVGESGSGKTTTLLEIMDLNPPEGSTIVVNGTNTSGLSASARRKLRKDIQIVFQDPMSSLNPRMTIREIIAEPLESLGYEGDVGQRVAELMKLVGLESHQVDRFPGHFSGGQRQRIGLARALATNPSIVVLDEPVSALDVSIQAGIINLLHDLKNRLGISLVFVAHDLSVVRHLSDKVAVMYKGDFVEYGPTDEVFDNPQHAYTRALLSAIPVPDPAMERDRVREIYQPAETPA